Below is a window of Streptomyces sp. NBC_00223 DNA.
TCTCGACAAGACCGCGCTGGTCTTCGGCCAGATGGACGAGCCCCCGGGCACCCGTCTGCGGGTCGCGCTGGCCGGTCTGACCATGGCGGAGTACTTCCGCGATGTGCAGAAGCAGGACGTGCTGTTCTTCATCGACAACATCTTCCGCTTCACCCAGGCCGGTTCCGAGGTCTCCACGCTGCTCGGCCGTATGCCGTCCGCGGTGGGTTACCAGCCGAACCTGGCGGACGAGATGGGTCAGCTCCAGGAGCGGATCACCTCGACCCGTGGTCACTCGATCACCTCGATGCAGGCGATCTACGTCCCCGCGGACGACCTGACCGACCCGGCCCCGGCGACCACCTTCGCCCACCTCGACGCGACGACCGTGCTTTCGCGGCCGATCTCGGAGAAGGGCATCTACCCCGCGGTGGACCCGCTGGACTCCACGTCCCGCATCCTGGACCCGCGCTACATCGCGCAGGACCACTACGACTGCGCCATGCGCGTCAAGGGAATCCTGCAGAAGTACAAGGACCTCCAGGACATCATCTCCATCCTCGGTATCGACGAACTCGGCGAAGAGGACAAGCTCACCGTCTTCCGCGCCCGCCGTATCGAGCGCTTCCTGTCGCAGAACACCCACGCGGCGAAGCAGTTCACCGGTGTCGACGGCTCCGACGTGTCGCTGGACGAGTCCATCTCGGCCTTCAACGCGATCGCCGACGGTGAGTTCGACCACTTCCCGGAGCAGGCGTTCTTCATGTGCGGTGGCCTGGAAGACCTCAAGGCCAACGCGGCCCGGCTCGGCGTCAACTGACCCGGGAAGCCCCGTACCCGTGAGAGGGGGGCGCCGGCGCCCCCTGGTGAAGCCCAGGGGCGTCCGCCCCCCTCTCGCACCCCTTATTCTGTGTCCTACGCACCTCTCGCAAGCGGTGGGTGCCGAACCGAGGAGCCGTCTTGGCCGATATTCACGTCGAGGTGGTGGCCGCGGACCGCAGCATCTGGTCCGGGGAGGCCGCCATGGTCATCGCCCGTACCCTGTCGGGTGACATCGGCATCATGCCGGGCCACCAGCCGCTGCTCGGTGTGCTGCAGTCCAGCCCGGTGACGGTACGCACCAGCGACGGCGGCACCGTCGTCGTCGCCGTGCACGGCGGGTTCATCTCCTTCGCCGACAACAAGCTCTCGGTCCTGGCCGAGGTCGCCGAGCTGTCCGACGAGATCGATGTCGCGCGGGCCGAGCAGGCGCTCACCCGGGCCAAGTCGGAGTCCGACGAGGGCGGCGAGCGCAGGGCCGAGGTCAGGCTGGCCGCCGCGGCGGGCGCGCACTGACCGCACACCGGCGCAATCCCGCACCACCAGGTGCGGCACGCAGGACCACGGCGCCGCGGACCGCCCTTCGGGGTGGTCCGCGGCGCCGATAGCAAGGGCGGCAACCATTCCTAGGTGAGGAGGTCGGTGGACATGTTCCTCACCTTGGACGTGGGCGGCGGGGTCATCGCCGCTGTGCTGCTGGGACTTTTCCTCCTCGGGCTGCGCAGGCGGCTCATCCAGCGCCCCGGCGGCACCTTCGACTGCAGTCTGCGGCTCGCGCCTCCGGAGGACGCCGAGCCCGGCGGCAAGGGCTGGGTGTACGGGGTCGCCCGCTACAGCGGTGACCGGGTCGAGTGGTTCCGGGTCTTCTCCTACGCCTTCCGGCCGCGGCGGTCGCTGGACCGGCCGGCGATCGAGGTGCTGGGCCGCAGGGACCCGCAGGGTTCGGAGGAGCTGGCGCTGCTCTCGGACGCGGTGGTGCTCGCGTGTGCCCACCGGGGTACGCGGCTTGAGCTGGCGATGAGCGACGACGCGCTCACGGGTTTTCTCGCCTGGCTGGAGGCGGCTCCGCCCGGTCAGCGCGTCAACGTGGCGTAGCGGGCTCTTTCCCCCTCGGCGCGGCCGCGTACGGGCGGTGGCGCGACCTCATGGGTGGGACCGAGACCGGGAGCCGACGGGCGGCGTTGTCGACCCCCGGTCGTCCCGGGGAGGTCCCCGCAGCCTAGAAAGGTCTGGACCACCGGTCAAGAGGTCTGGACCAAACCGACCTCCCGGGCCAGTACCGCGGCCTGCGCCCTGCTGCGCAGCCCCAGCTTGGAAGGTCAGGCCGGTGCTCTGCGCGGTCCGCGCGTGGTCGACGAGGGTGTCCACCGCGTCCAGGCTGGGCGCGGTGGTCGGTACGGGGTCGCCGCCGGTGTCGGAGTCCCGCAGCAGGCCGATCAGCCGGCGCATCTCGGCCAGGCCCAGCACGCTGTTCTCCCGGATGACGCCGAGGGCGTCCCTGGCCGGGCCCTCGCGCGGGTCCACGCTCAGCGCGGCCGTGGAGTGGATCGCGATGGCCGACAGGTGGTTGGCCACCAGGTCGTGCAGTTCGCGGGCCATCCGGGCCCGCTCGGAGGACACCGCCTCGCGCCGGTCCAGCTCGGCCAGCAGCGCGGTCTGCTCGGCCCGCAGCGTCGCCGCGTCCGCGGCGTCCCGGTGCTGGCGGACGATCAGCCCGGTCCAGGCGGGCGCCACCAGGATCAGCGCGGCGATCAGCCCGCCCACCAGCGCTTCCGGGTCGAGCCGGACCGCGGCCAGCGTCACGGTCGTCACCGAGGTGAACGCGACGGCGAGCACGGGTACGACACGGGCGGTGCGGCGGGAGCCGTACAGCACGGCCGCGTACACCACGTCGGTGAACATCACCACGGTGACCAGCAGCGAGCCGATCACCATGTCCACGCACACCGCGAGGAAGCCGGCCGACAGCGCCACGGCGGGCCCGGCGCGGCGGTACGCCTCGCAGGCCGCCATCACGCCCAGCGGCAGCAGCGTCAGCCAGGTGTGGTTCTCGCCGGGGTGGTGTCCGTCCGTCACCCGCCCGAACACCCACATCACCAGCCCGCCGAGCAGTCCGGCGCCCGCGATCACCAGATCGTCCCGCGCCGGCCGCCCCACCCTCGCACCCATCCCCCCATCACAACACGCCCCCCACCTCCCGCGTCGCCCCCAGGGACGACTCCACGGGTACATCGAAAGGGGGATGGCCGGGCGCCGGGCCCTGGCTAGTATGACGTGGTAGGCGTATTACGTAGGAAGAGGAGGGTGGGATGAAGCTCAACGCGAAGGGTCAGCTCACGATCCCGGCCGCGCTGCGCGCGAAGTACGGGATGCACGAGGGCGACGAGGTCGATGTCATCGAGGAGGGCGGTGCCCTGCGGATCGTGCGGGTGGCCGGGACGGGCAGCCATGGGGAGCGGCTGGCGCGGCGGCTGCGCGGGAGCGCCACGGCCCGGGACCTGCGGGGAATGACGACGGACGAGCTGATGGGACTCCTGCGTGGCGACGACGAATAGGGCGCTGCGGGTGGTCGGGGAGGGGCCCTCAGGACGCGGTCCGACCACGCTGGTCGACTCCTGCGTGTTGTTCGACCTGGTGCTGGACGACCCGGCCTGGGGGCAGTGGTCGGCCACCGCCCTGGCGGCGGCCGCCGACGAGGGCCCACTGGTGATCAACCCGGTCGTCTACGCGGAGGTGTCGGTCGGCTTCGACTCGGTGGAGGTCCTCGACTCGGTGCTGCCCGCCGCCGACTATCTGCGCGAGGAACTGCCGTATGCGGCGGGCTTTCTGGCCGGCAAGGCGTTTCTGCGCTACCGCAGGTCCGGCGGTGCGAAGACATCCCCGCTGCCGGACTTCTACATCGGCGCCCACGCGGCCGTGTCGGGCCACCGGCTGCTCACCCGTGACAAGGCCCGCTATGCGACGTACTTCCCGACGATCACCCTGATCGCGCCCTGACCGCTGATTCCCTCACGATCGTGGCCGCGACCTACAGCATCTGGCCGAAGCGCGAGCCCGGCTGACAGTCCCTCGGGGTCCTGTCGGCCTCAGCGGTTCTCGCCCGGGACCCACAGGATGTCGCCCTGCTCGCGGTTGGCCGTACGCGCCAGGATGAACAGCAGGTCGGAGAGCCGGTTGAGGTAGGTCGCCGTCAGCGGGTTCATCGTCTCCGCGTGCTCGGCCAGCGCGGCCCACGTCGAGCGCTCCGCCCGGCGCACGATCGTGCACGCCTGGTGGAGCAGCGCGGCGCCCGGAGTGCCGCCGGGCAGGATGAAGCTGCGCAGCTTGTCCAGGTCGGCCAGAAAGCGGTCGCACTCCGCTTCGAGCCGGTCCACGTACGACTGCTCGACCCGCAGCGGCGGGTACTTGGGGTCGGGGACCACCGGCGTGGCGAGGTCCGCGCCCACGTCGAAGAGGTCGTTCTGGACGCGGACCAGGACCTTCACCACGTCCGCGGACAGCCCGCCGAGCGCGAGGGCCACCCCGAGCGCCGCGTTCGCCTCGTTCGCGTCGGCGTACGCGCCGATCCTCGGATCCGTCTTCGCCGTACGGCTCATGTCGCCCAGCGCGGTCGTGCCGTCGTCGCCGGTGCGCGTGTAGATGCGGGTGAGATTGACCATGCGGCGAGCGTAGGCCCTGCCGGGCCGGTCCGCCCGTCCCCAACTGTGCGACCAACGACACACGGTGACGCACCCGACATCATGCTGCGCCCGGTGGTGAACGGGCGTTAGGGTCCGGCCAGATACCCCAACGACGGATACTTCAATGGAGAGGTGTGTGCCGTGGCGAAGAAGCTCGCCGTCATCGGAGCCGGCCTGATGGGCGCCGGAATCGCGCAGGTGTCCGCCCAGGCGGGTTACGAGGTGGTCCTGCGGGATGTCACGGACGAGGCGCTGGCGCGCGGCCGCGACGGAATCCGGGCGTCGTACGAGAAGTTCGTCGCCAAGGGCAAGCTCGCCGCCGAGGACGCCGAGGCCGCGCTCGCCCGGATCACCACCACCACGGACCTGGACGCCGTCGCGGACGCGGACCTCGTGGTGGAGGCGGTCTTCGAGAAGATCGAGGTCAAGCAGGAGATCTTCCGTACGCTCGACCGTCTGGTGGGCGACGACACCGTTCTGGCCTCCAACACCTCCGCCATCCCGATCACCAAGATCGCCGCGGCCACCGAGCGCCCGGAGCGGGTGGTCGGCACGCACTTCTTCTCGCCGGTCCCGCTGATGCAGCTGTGCGAACTCGTCCGCGGCTACAAGACCAGTGACGACACCCTCGCCCGCGCCCGGGAGTTCGCCGAGGGCGTCGGCAAGACCTGTGTCGTCGTCAACCGCGACGTCGCCGGCTTCGTCACCACCCGGCTGATCTCGGCGCTGGTCGTCGAGGCGATCAAGCTCTACGAGTCCGGGGTCGCCTCCGCCGAGGACATCGACCTGGCCTGCAAGCTCGGCTTCGGCCACGCGATGGGCCCGCTGGCCACCACCGACCTGACCGGCGTGGACATCCTGCTGCACGCCACCGGCAACATCTACACCGAGTCGCAGGACGAGAAGTTCGCCCCGCCGGAGCTCATGCGGCGGATGGTCGACGCGGGCGACCTCGGGCGCAAGACCGGTCAAGGGTTCTACCCGTACTAACCCGCGTCACTCGGACGAGTGAATTCGGTATCGGTTCGCCCACAGACGGCAACTTCTCTATACGACGGACCGTCAGTTGTGTGAAGACAGACGGATTCGTGCCGTCTTGACGGCGGTCCTTCGTACCGTCCCACGGCGGTCACGGTGCACGCCATCGCTTCCGGGGAGTGACTATGCACATCAGGGGCGACCACGCCGAGCTGGTCGTCGGGGGGCGCCTCGACGTCCGCAGCGCGGCGGACGCCCGTACGGCACTGCACACCGCGGTCGACTCCGGCCGCGGTGACCTCGTCCTCGACCTGACCGAGCTGGACTCCTGGGACGCGACCGGCCTCGGCGTCATCATGGGCGCGCACCGGCGCGCCGGGCGCGTCAACCGGAGGCTGGTGCTGCGCGGGGTGCCGCCGCAGATGCAGCGACTGCTCATCGCCACCCGACTGCATCGAATCCTCGCGATCGAGGCGGAAAGGTGACGTAAGGGCGGCGCGGGACCCCCGGCCCTTCATGGATACTGTGCGAGCCTCTAGAGTTTGCGCATCATGGCCAGGAGGCGTGCCACCCCGTACGCCGGAGAAGGGAATCGGGCCGTCCGCCGCGCGGGCACACCGTGGCCCGAGGAAGCTCCCGTATGTGACGCACCTGGGGGGCGTACGACATGGATCAGCGTACCGGCGAGCAGTTCGACTCTGTCGGAGATCCCGACGAGGGCGCTTCCCGGGGTTCCGCGGGGACCGGGGAGCCGGGGGCCGTCGGCGCGGAGGTCGAGCGGTTCGACGCGTTCGGGGCGGGTGGGCCGGGGGGCGTGCCGGATTCCGGAGCCGGGCTCTTCGCGGACACCGCGGGTCCTTCAGGTCCCGTCGGTCATGTCGGTCCGGCCGGTACGGGCTCCGACGCCGGGCGTACGGACTTCGGGGCCCCTGCCGCTTTTGACACGACCGCCGTCGTGAACCCCTTCGCCGCGGTCGCCCGCGTCGAACCCAGGGGCAGCTTCGACGGCTTCGCCAACGGCTCGGGCGGCCGTACGGGCGCTGTCTCAGCCTCCGCTTCCGCTTCCGCCGAAGGCCATGCGCCCGCCGGCCGTCCCGCGCCCGCCCCCCGTGGCAGCTTCGACGCCTTCGCCGTGGGCAATCTGCGCCCGGCGACGGAACACCCGGCAGTCGGGATGGGCGGCGGCCCGGCGGGCGGTCCGGTGGGCGGCGGCAGCGCACTGCCCGCCCTGCGCGCCGCGGGCGAGACCTCGCTGTTCGACAGCACGATGCCGCTGCCCAAGACCGCCCGCCCGGCCCGCGACCCGTTCGCGCCCGAACTCGGCACGACCACCGGCGGCGGCTCCGCCCGCGTCCGGCGCGTGGTCACCTCCGACTACCTCCTGACGATCAATCCGGTCGACGGCACCGAGGTCATCACCTGCCCGCCCGAGGAGCGCCCGACCCCCGTCCGCCGCACCCGCGAGGAGCGCGCCGCCCGGATAGCCGCGGCCCGCCCCACGCCGCCGCCGGGCCCGCCCGCCCCCGAACTGCCCCTGCTGGAGCGCGACGAGGAGCGCGAGCGGCTGATCCGGCTGCTCGCGCGCGGCCGTTCGACCCGCGTCACCGGCCCGTCCGGCGCCGGCCGTACCAGCCTGCTGGAGTCCGTCGCCAACGCCTGCGGCGACCTCGCCCCCGACGGTGTGCTCTGGCTCTCCGGCTACCGCCGTACCGCCGCCGACGTGCTCCAGGACCTCTACGCCGTGGTCTACGGCGGCGAGGGCCACCGTCCCGGCCGCGCCGAACTGCCGGAACTGCTGCGGGAGGTCGGCGCCGTCGTCGTCCTGGACGACCTGGAGTTCGGCGGCGCCGCGCTGGAGGAACTGCTCGCCGCCGCGCCCGAGTGCGCCTTCCTGATGTCGGCCACCCCCGATGTGCCCGCGCCCGCCGCCGACTCGATGGTCGAGGAGGTCTATCTGGCCGGCCTGACCCGGGTCGCGTGCCTCGACCTGCTCCAACTCGTCGCCGGACGGCGGCTGGAGGAGGACGAGACGGCGTGGGCGGCGGACCTCTGGTTCGAGTCCGAGGGCCTGCCGCTGCGCTTCGTCCAGGCAGGCGCGCTGCTCCGGCAGCGGGA
It encodes the following:
- the atpD gene encoding F0F1 ATP synthase subunit beta, whose product is MTTTVETATATGRVARVIGPVVDVEFPVDAMPEIYNALHVDVADPAEDGKLKTLTLEVAQHLGDGLVRTISMQPTDGLVRQAPVTDTGNGITVPVGDVTKGRVFNTLGQILNDPEAESQVTDRWTIHRKAPAFDQLESKTEMFETGLKVVDLLTPYVKGGKIGLFGGAGVGKTVLIQEMIMRVAKLHEGVSVFAGVGERTREGNDLIAEMEESGVLDKTALVFGQMDEPPGTRLRVALAGLTMAEYFRDVQKQDVLFFIDNIFRFTQAGSEVSTLLGRMPSAVGYQPNLADEMGQLQERITSTRGHSITSMQAIYVPADDLTDPAPATTFAHLDATTVLSRPISEKGIYPAVDPLDSTSRILDPRYIAQDHYDCAMRVKGILQKYKDLQDIISILGIDELGEEDKLTVFRARRIERFLSQNTHAAKQFTGVDGSDVSLDESISAFNAIADGEFDHFPEQAFFMCGGLEDLKANAARLGVN
- a CDS encoding F0F1 ATP synthase subunit epsilon, which produces MADIHVEVVAADRSIWSGEAAMVIARTLSGDIGIMPGHQPLLGVLQSSPVTVRTSDGGTVVVAVHGGFISFADNKLSVLAEVAELSDEIDVARAEQALTRAKSESDEGGERRAEVRLAAAAGAH
- a CDS encoding DUF2550 domain-containing protein; its protein translation is MFLTLDVGGGVIAAVLLGLFLLGLRRRLIQRPGGTFDCSLRLAPPEDAEPGGKGWVYGVARYSGDRVEWFRVFSYAFRPRRSLDRPAIEVLGRRDPQGSEELALLSDAVVLACAHRGTRLELAMSDDALTGFLAWLEAAPPGQRVNVA
- a CDS encoding sensor histidine kinase, with the protein product MGARVGRPARDDLVIAGAGLLGGLVMWVFGRVTDGHHPGENHTWLTLLPLGVMAACEAYRRAGPAVALSAGFLAVCVDMVIGSLLVTVVMFTDVVYAAVLYGSRRTARVVPVLAVAFTSVTTVTLAAVRLDPEALVGGLIAALILVAPAWTGLIVRQHRDAADAATLRAEQTALLAELDRREAVSSERARMARELHDLVANHLSAIAIHSTAALSVDPREGPARDALGVIRENSVLGLAEMRRLIGLLRDSDTGGDPVPTTAPSLDAVDTLVDHARTAQSTGLTFQAGAAQQGAGRGTGPGGRFGPDLLTGGPDLSRLRGPPRDDRGSTTPPVGSRSRSHP
- a CDS encoding AbrB/MazE/SpoVT family DNA-binding domain-containing protein; protein product: MKLNAKGQLTIPAALRAKYGMHEGDEVDVIEEGGALRIVRVAGTGSHGERLARRLRGSATARDLRGMTTDELMGLLRGDDE
- a CDS encoding type II toxin-antitoxin system VapC family toxin; protein product: MATTNRALRVVGEGPSGRGPTTLVDSCVLFDLVLDDPAWGQWSATALAAAADEGPLVINPVVYAEVSVGFDSVEVLDSVLPAADYLREELPYAAGFLAGKAFLRYRRSGGAKTSPLPDFYIGAHAAVSGHRLLTRDKARYATYFPTITLIAP
- a CDS encoding cob(I)yrinic acid a,c-diamide adenosyltransferase → MVNLTRIYTRTGDDGTTALGDMSRTAKTDPRIGAYADANEANAALGVALALGGLSADVVKVLVRVQNDLFDVGADLATPVVPDPKYPPLRVEQSYVDRLEAECDRFLADLDKLRSFILPGGTPGAALLHQACTIVRRAERSTWAALAEHAETMNPLTATYLNRLSDLLFILARTANREQGDILWVPGENR
- a CDS encoding 3-hydroxyacyl-CoA dehydrogenase family protein, translating into MAKKLAVIGAGLMGAGIAQVSAQAGYEVVLRDVTDEALARGRDGIRASYEKFVAKGKLAAEDAEAALARITTTTDLDAVADADLVVEAVFEKIEVKQEIFRTLDRLVGDDTVLASNTSAIPITKIAAATERPERVVGTHFFSPVPLMQLCELVRGYKTSDDTLARAREFAEGVGKTCVVVNRDVAGFVTTRLISALVVEAIKLYESGVASAEDIDLACKLGFGHAMGPLATTDLTGVDILLHATGNIYTESQDEKFAPPELMRRMVDAGDLGRKTGQGFYPY
- a CDS encoding STAS domain-containing protein produces the protein MHIRGDHAELVVGGRLDVRSAADARTALHTAVDSGRGDLVLDLTELDSWDATGLGVIMGAHRRAGRVNRRLVLRGVPPQMQRLLIATRLHRILAIEAER